The following are encoded in a window of Kogia breviceps isolate mKogBre1 chromosome 10, mKogBre1 haplotype 1, whole genome shotgun sequence genomic DNA:
- the CCRL2 gene encoding C-C chemokine receptor-like 2 isoform X2, with translation MANYTSAPEDDYDVLIEDNLSNNEIEPCTPYEPKVLSAQLVPYLYTMVFTAGLLDNILVVLILVKYKGLKQVENIYFLNLAISNLCFLPTLPFWAYTASREGVLGDPLCKILVALYSIGLYSEAFFNVLLTVQRYQEFFRMRRLFSACRKVAGSIFTSALAWLTAILVTLPELAFYKPQMESQKYKCFFTRPHFLPADETFWKHFLTLKMNILVFLLPLFFFVFCYVRMRKTLKCGVRNCDLFKLVFTIMVVFLLMWGPYNIALFLSAFNEHFSLHGCESSYNLNRSVQMTKIIATTHCCINPLLYVFLNKAFRKHLCHLCHLCSDTAPQPTEEPAQGTSREEYHLST, from the coding sequence ATGGCTAATTACACGTCAGCACCAGAGGATGATTATGATGTCCTCATAGAAGACAATCTGAGTAACAACGAAATAGAACCATGCACCCCATACGAGCCCAAGGTTCTCTCGGCCCAGCTGGTGCCTTACCTCTACACCATGGTGTTCACGGCTGGCCTCCTGGACAATATCTTGGTTGTGCTTATCCTGGTAAAATACAAAGGACTCAAGCAAGTGGAAAATATCTATTTCCTCAACTTGGCAATTTCTAACTTGTGTTTCTTGCCCACCCTGCCATTCTGGGCTTACACGGCCTCACGTGAGGGGGTTCTTGGTGACCCCCTGTGTAAAATTCTAGTGGCACTCTACTCCATAGGCCTGTACAGTGAGGCATTTTTCAATGTCCTTCTGACTGTGCAAAGGTACCAGGAGTTTTTCCGCATGAGAAGGCTTTTCTCGGCCTGCAGGAAGGTGGCTGGCAGCATCTTCACAAGTGCTCTGGCATGGCTCACAGCCATTCTGGTCACTTTGCCTGAACTTGCTTTTTACAAACCTCAGATGGAAAGCCAGAAATACAAGTGCTTCTTTACCAGACCTCACTTCCTACCAGCTGATGAGACATTCTGGAAGCATTTTCTGACCTTaaagatgaacattttggtatttcTTTTGCCACTGTTTTTTTTCGTATTTTGCTACGTGCGAATGAGAAAAACACTAAAGTGTGGGGTGAGGAACTGTGACCTTTTCAAGCTTGTTTTCACCATAATGGTTGTTTTCCTTCTGATGTGGGGACCCTACAATATTGCACTTTTCCTGTCTGCTTTCAACGAACACTTCTCCCTGCATGGCTGTGAGAGCAGTTACAACCTGAACAGAAGTGTCCAGATGACGAAAATCATCGCCACCACCCACTGCTGCATCAACCCTCTCCTCTATGTATTTCTCAACAAGGCATTTAGGAAACACCTCTGCCACCTTTGCCATCTGTGTAGTGACACCGCACCTCAACCCACTGAGGAACCTGCCCAAGGCACATCAAGGGAAGAATATCACCTTTCCACTTAA
- the CCRL2 gene encoding C-C chemokine receptor-like 2 isoform X1: MSMLMLRVVSLLQTFIYILQEKNSDLSACHRKLLREGSLEMANYTSAPEDDYDVLIEDNLSNNEIEPCTPYEPKVLSAQLVPYLYTMVFTAGLLDNILVVLILVKYKGLKQVENIYFLNLAISNLCFLPTLPFWAYTASREGVLGDPLCKILVALYSIGLYSEAFFNVLLTVQRYQEFFRMRRLFSACRKVAGSIFTSALAWLTAILVTLPELAFYKPQMESQKYKCFFTRPHFLPADETFWKHFLTLKMNILVFLLPLFFFVFCYVRMRKTLKCGVRNCDLFKLVFTIMVVFLLMWGPYNIALFLSAFNEHFSLHGCESSYNLNRSVQMTKIIATTHCCINPLLYVFLNKAFRKHLCHLCHLCSDTAPQPTEEPAQGTSREEYHLST, encoded by the exons ATGTCCATGTTGATGCTTAGGGTGGTTTCGCttttgcaaacatttatttatatccttCAAGAGAAGAACTCAGACCTCTCTGCCTGTCACAGGAAGCTGTTACGGGAG GGCAGCCTGGAGATGGCTAATTACACGTCAGCACCAGAGGATGATTATGATGTCCTCATAGAAGACAATCTGAGTAACAACGAAATAGAACCATGCACCCCATACGAGCCCAAGGTTCTCTCGGCCCAGCTGGTGCCTTACCTCTACACCATGGTGTTCACGGCTGGCCTCCTGGACAATATCTTGGTTGTGCTTATCCTGGTAAAATACAAAGGACTCAAGCAAGTGGAAAATATCTATTTCCTCAACTTGGCAATTTCTAACTTGTGTTTCTTGCCCACCCTGCCATTCTGGGCTTACACGGCCTCACGTGAGGGGGTTCTTGGTGACCCCCTGTGTAAAATTCTAGTGGCACTCTACTCCATAGGCCTGTACAGTGAGGCATTTTTCAATGTCCTTCTGACTGTGCAAAGGTACCAGGAGTTTTTCCGCATGAGAAGGCTTTTCTCGGCCTGCAGGAAGGTGGCTGGCAGCATCTTCACAAGTGCTCTGGCATGGCTCACAGCCATTCTGGTCACTTTGCCTGAACTTGCTTTTTACAAACCTCAGATGGAAAGCCAGAAATACAAGTGCTTCTTTACCAGACCTCACTTCCTACCAGCTGATGAGACATTCTGGAAGCATTTTCTGACCTTaaagatgaacattttggtatttcTTTTGCCACTGTTTTTTTTCGTATTTTGCTACGTGCGAATGAGAAAAACACTAAAGTGTGGGGTGAGGAACTGTGACCTTTTCAAGCTTGTTTTCACCATAATGGTTGTTTTCCTTCTGATGTGGGGACCCTACAATATTGCACTTTTCCTGTCTGCTTTCAACGAACACTTCTCCCTGCATGGCTGTGAGAGCAGTTACAACCTGAACAGAAGTGTCCAGATGACGAAAATCATCGCCACCACCCACTGCTGCATCAACCCTCTCCTCTATGTATTTCTCAACAAGGCATTTAGGAAACACCTCTGCCACCTTTGCCATCTGTGTAGTGACACCGCACCTCAACCCACTGAGGAACCTGCCCAAGGCACATCAAGGGAAGAATATCACCTTTCCACTTAA